From the Cryptomeria japonica chromosome 2, Sugi_1.0, whole genome shotgun sequence genome, one window contains:
- the LOC131049141 gene encoding trans-cinnamate 4-monooxygenase C4H2-like translates to MASLLGQIFLSLSSIQDFLKQPDWYPLEMGAILFVTLLVMATIVKKRSKLPPGPLSLPIFGNWLQVGNDLNHINLAKMAKRYGDVFMLRLGCRNLVVVSNPELAKQVLHTQGVEFGSRKNNLVFDIFTGNGQDMVFTVYGEHWRKMRRIMTLPFFTQKVVQHYRGGWEEEIQRVVEDVRANKVALESGIVIRKRLQLMLYNILYTMMFDRRFESQEDPLFVQATAFNAERSQLAQSFDYNYGDFIPILRPFLRGYLNKCRDLQSRRLAFFNDHFIQERRKILAKGKGDEQVKKCAIDHILEAESKGEINEQNVIYIVENINVAAIETTLWSMEWALAELVNHPEVQAKVRNELERVVGKGAAMKEEDVEKLPYLQAVVKETLRLHTPIPLLVPHMNAEKASLDGFHIPRESKVVVNAWWLSNNPEWWRNPSEFRPERFMEEEEETEAAVGGKVDFRFLPFGMGRRSCPGIILALPLLALVIGRLLNNFEMLPPPGEQKIDVSEKGGQFSLHIAHHSTVRFEPL, encoded by the exons ATGGCTTCATTGCTTGGCCAGATTTTTCTCTCTTTGTCTTCAATCCAAGATTTCTTGAAGCAGCCCGACTGGTATCCCCTGGAAATGGGAGCAATTCTATTTGTGACATTGCTAGTGATGGCTACAATTGTGAAGAAACGCTCCAAGCTGCCTCCTGGGCCTCTCTCTTTGCCCATATTTGGCAATTGGCTGCAAGTGGGGAATGATCTGAATCACATAAATCTTGCGAAGATGGCCAAAAGGTATGGAGACGTTTTCATGCTGAGATTGGGTTGCAGAAATTTGGTGGTGGTGTCGAATCCTGAGCTCGCAAAACAAGTTCTTCATACTCAGGGTGTCGAATTCGGCTCTAGAAAGAACAACTTGGTGTTTGATATCTTCACGGGAAACGGGCAAGACATGGTGTTCACCGTCTATGGTGAGCACTGGCGAAAGATGAGAAGGATTATGACTCTTCCTTTCTTTACTCAGAAAGTTGTCCAACACTACAGAGGAGGGTGGGAGGAAGAGATTCAGAGAGTTGTTGAAGACGTCCGGGCAAATAAAGTGGCCTTAGAGAGCGGTATAGTTATTAGAAAACGGCTTCAACTCATGCTTTATAATATTTTGTATACGATGATGTTTGATCGTCGGTTTGAGTCTCAGGAAGACCCGCTGTTCGTTCAGGCCACTGCTTTTAATGCGGAGAGAAGTCAGCTGGCACAGAGCTTTGATTACAACTATGGAGACTTCATTCCCATCTTAAGGCCTTTCTTGAGAGGGTATTTGAACAAGTGCAGAGACCTTCAGAGCAGGAGGCTTGCATTTTTTAACGACCACTTCATCCAAGAACGAAG GAAGATTTTAGCAAAAGGGAAGGGCGATGAGCAGGTGAAAAAGTGTGCCATAGACCACATACTGGAAGCAGAGAGCAAGGGCGAAATCAATGAGCAAAATGTGATCTACATCGTGGAGAATATAAACGTGGCGGCAATAGAGACGACACTATGGTCGATGGAGTGGGCTCTTGCGGAGCTCGTGAACCATCCGGAGGTGCAGGCCAAGGTGAGAAACGAATTGGAGAGAGTTGTTGGGAAAGGGGCGGCGATGAAGGAGGAGGACGTTGAGAAGCTGCCGTATCTGCAAGCGGTTGTGAAAGAGACGTTGAGGTTGCACACGCCCATTCCTCTGCTCGTTCCCCACATGAACGCTGAAAAAGCCTCCCTTGACGGCTTCCACATTCCTCGGGAGAGCAAGGTGGTGGTGAACGCTTGGTGGCTGTCCAACAATCCTGAATGGTGGCGAAATCCATCAGAGTTCAGGCCGGAGAGATTTATGGAAGAGGAGGAGGAGACTGAGGCGGCAGTGGGAGGGAAAGTGGACTTCCGTTTTCTGCCCTTCGGAATGGGGAGGCGGAGCTGCCCTGGAATCATCCTCGCTCTGCCTCTGCTCGCCCTGGTAATTGGGAGATTGTTAAACAACTTCGAAATGCTTCCTCCGCCAGGTGAGCAGAAGATCGATGTGAGTGAAAAAGGAGGACAGTTCAGTCTCCACATCGCTCACCACTCCACCGTACGCTTCGAACCTCTTTGA
- the LOC131049140 gene encoding trans-cinnamate 4-monooxygenase C4H2, with product MASLLGQFFLSLSSIEDFLKQPDWYPMELGAILFVTLLVMATIVRKRSKLPPGPLFLPIFGNWLQVGNDLNHRNLAKMTKSYGDVFMLRLGCRNLVVVSNPELAKQVLHTQGVEFGSRKNNLVFDIFTGNGQDMVFTVYGEHWRKMRRIMTLPFFTQKVVQHYRGGWEEEVQKVVEDVQANKVALESGIVIRKRLQLMLYNILYRMMFDRGFESQEDPLFLQATAFNAERSRLAQSFEYNYGDFIPILRPFLRGYLNKCRDLQSRRLAFFNNYFIQERRKILAKGKGDEQVKKCAIDHILEAESKGEINEQNVLYIVENINVAAIETTLWSMEWALAELVNHPEVQAKVRNELERVVGKGAAVKEEDVEKLPYLQAVVKETLRLHTPIPLLVPHMKSEEASLDGFHIPRESKVVVNAWWLGNNPEWWRNPSEFRPERFMEEEEETEAAVGGKVDFRFLPFGMGRRSCPGIILALPLLALVIGRLLNNFEMLPPPGEQKIDVSEKGGQFSLHIARHSTVRFEPL from the exons ATGGCTTCATTGCTTGGCCAGTTTTTTCTCTCTTTGTCTTCAATCGAAGATTTCTTGAAGCAGCCTGACTGGTATCCCATGGAATTGGGAGCAATTCTGTTTGTTACATTGTTAGTGATGGCTACAATTGTGAGGAAACGCTCTAAGCTGCCTCCTGGCCCGCTGTTTTTGCCTATATTTGGCAATTGGCTGCAAGTGGGGAATGATCTGAATCACAGAAATCTTGCGAAGATGACCAAAAGCTATGGAGACGTTTTCATGCTGCGATTGGGGTGCAGAAATTTGGTGGTGGTGTCAAATCCTGAGCTTGCAAAACAAGTTCTTCATACTCAGGGCGTCGAATTTGGGTCTAGGAAGAACAACCTGGTGTTCGATATATTCACGGGAAATGGGCAGGACATGGTGTTCACCGTCTATGGTGAGCACTGGCGAAAGATGAGGAGGATTATGACTCTTCCCTTCTTTACCCAGAAAGTTGTCCAACACTATAGAGGAGGATGGGAGGAGGAGGTTCAGAAAGTCGTTGAAGACGTCCAGGCAAATAAAGTGGCCTTAGAGAGCGGTATAGTTATTAGGAAACGGCTTCAACTCATGCTTTATAATATTTTGTACAGGATGATGTTTGATCGCGGGTTTGAGTCTCAGGAGGACCCGCTGTTCCTTCAGGCCACTGCTTTTAATGCAGAGAGAAGCCGACTGGCACAGAGTTTTGAGTACAATTACGGGGACTTCATCCCCATATTGAGGCCGTTTTTGAGAGGGTATTTGAACAAGTGCAGGGACCTTCAGAGCAGGCGGCTAGCATTTTTTAACAATTACTTCATCCAAGAACGAAG GAAGATTTTAGCGAAAGGGAAGGGCGATGAGCAGGTGAAAAAGTGTGCCATAGACCACATACTGGAAGCAGAGAGCAAGGGCGAAATCAACGAGCAAAACGTGCTCTACATCGTGGAGAACATAAACGTGGCGGCCATAGAGACAACACTGTGGTCGATGGAGTGGGCTCTTGCGGAGCTGGTGAACCATCCGGAGGTGCAGGCCAAGGTGAGAAATGAACTGGAGAGAGTCGTTGGTAAAGGGGCGGCGGTGAAAGAGGAGGATGTTGAAAAGCTGCCGTATCTGCAGGCGGTTGTGAAAGAGACGCTGAGGCTGCATACACCCATTCCGTTGCTGGTTCCACACATGAAATCTGAAGAAGCCTCCCTTGACGGCTTCCACATTCCTCGGGAGAGCAAGGTGGTGGTGAACGCTTGGTGGCTGGGGAACAATCCGGAGTGGTGGAGGAATCCTTCGGAGTTCAGGCCGGAGAGATTCATGGAAGAGGAGGAGGAGACTGAGGCGGCGGTGGGGGGAAAAGTGGACTTCCGTTTTCTGCCCTTCGGAATGGGAAGGCGGAGCTGCCCGGGCATCATCCTTGCCCTGCCTCTGCTGGCCCTGGTAATAGGGAGATTGTTGAACAACTTCGAAATGCTTCCGCCGCCAGGTGAGCAGAAGATTGATGTGAGTGAAAAGGGTGGGCAATTCAGTCTCCACATCGCCCGCCACTCCACCGTACGCTTCGAACCTCTGTGA